In Actinoplanes sp. NBC_00393, a single genomic region encodes these proteins:
- a CDS encoding DUF4153 domain-containing protein, with the protein MPLDRPGVGWLVTVSAGTTALVVARLIPDNDPLPALFPRSEPAASWTRFAWAGATIALLAVGTFRSADWLFVLCVLTATVTAVLAVSTGRSMRAIVASYVIVPFAVLRGQVWLQRGFARLSARGSNGTGIRVAATIAVSIALLTVFGSLFVSADAAFARAFTALMPDIRVDTIVRWVFLTALTFALLGAAAYLRAAPPDVSRLDSTEGRKVRRLEWAVPLGLLTLLFAAFVAVQLTVLFGGSRHVVETEGLTYAEYARSGFWQLCIVTGLTLVVLAGAARWAPRTEAADRTLLRCVLGALAVLTLVIVASALHRMNVYTDMYGLTRLRLLVACCEVWFGFVLVLVLVAGIRIRAAWLPRVAIAAGVLALLGLAGANPDGLIAENHVHRYERTDRIDMAYLSGLSADAVPAIAELDDAGRRDCLIWAIGDRMPADDAWWEWNLGRQTARELAVDHPSIGSSKCTEAIYRD; encoded by the coding sequence GTGCCGTTGGACCGGCCCGGCGTCGGCTGGCTCGTCACCGTGAGCGCCGGCACCACCGCGCTCGTGGTCGCCCGCCTCATTCCGGACAACGATCCCCTTCCGGCACTCTTCCCGCGCAGCGAACCAGCCGCCTCCTGGACCCGCTTCGCCTGGGCCGGCGCCACGATCGCCCTGCTCGCGGTCGGCACCTTTCGGTCCGCCGACTGGCTCTTCGTGCTCTGCGTGCTGACCGCCACGGTCACCGCGGTGCTGGCGGTCAGCACCGGACGCTCGATGCGCGCCATCGTCGCCTCGTACGTCATCGTTCCGTTCGCCGTGCTCCGCGGTCAGGTCTGGCTGCAACGGGGCTTCGCCCGGCTGAGCGCCCGCGGATCGAACGGCACCGGCATCCGCGTGGCGGCCACCATCGCGGTCTCGATCGCGCTGCTCACCGTCTTCGGCTCGCTCTTCGTCTCGGCCGACGCCGCCTTCGCCCGGGCCTTCACCGCGCTGATGCCGGACATCCGCGTCGACACGATCGTCCGGTGGGTGTTCCTCACCGCTCTGACGTTCGCCCTGCTCGGTGCGGCCGCCTACCTCCGGGCCGCGCCGCCCGACGTCAGCCGGCTGGACAGCACCGAGGGCCGCAAGGTCCGCCGCCTGGAGTGGGCTGTCCCGCTCGGCCTGCTCACCCTGCTCTTCGCCGCGTTCGTGGCGGTCCAGCTCACGGTGCTCTTCGGCGGCAGCCGGCATGTGGTGGAGACCGAAGGCCTCACCTACGCCGAATACGCCCGCAGCGGCTTCTGGCAGCTCTGCATCGTCACCGGCCTGACCCTGGTGGTGCTGGCCGGGGCGGCCCGCTGGGCACCGCGTACCGAGGCTGCCGACCGGACCCTGCTGCGGTGCGTGCTGGGTGCCCTGGCTGTGCTCACCCTGGTCATCGTCGCGTCCGCGCTGCACCGGATGAACGTCTACACCGACATGTACGGCCTGACCCGCCTGCGCCTGCTGGTCGCCTGCTGCGAGGTCTGGTTCGGGTTCGTGCTCGTCCTGGTGCTGGTGGCGGGCATCCGCATCCGGGCCGCCTGGCTGCCGCGGGTGGCCATCGCCGCGGGGGTGCTGGCCCTGCTCGGCCTCGCCGGAGCGAACCCGGACGGCCTGATCGCGGAGAATCACGTGCACCGGTACGAGCGGACCGACCGCATCGACATGGCGTACCTCAGCGGCCTCTCCGCCGACGCCGTCCCCGCGATCGCCGAGCTCGACGACGCCGGCCGCCGGGACTGCCTGATCTGGGCGATCGGCGACCGGATGCCGGCCGACGACGCCTGGTGGGAGTGGAACCTGGGCCGGCAGACCGCCCGTGAGCTAGCGGTGGACCACCCGTCCATCGGCTCGTCGAAATGCACCGAAGCGATCTACAGGGATTGA
- a CDS encoding ABC transporter ATP-binding protein, translating to MSIPAQRPPSEGATAAMSLRGLVKRFDTRLAVCDVSLEVPAGSFYGLLGPNGAGKTTTLSMAVGLLRPDAGQAMLLGYDVWHSPAEAKALVGVLPDGVRMFDRLSGPELLAYHGLLRAMPADIVDQRSRDLLDVLELGVDNRTLVVDYSAGMKKKIGLACALLHAPRLLVLDEPFEAVDPVSAALIRDILQRYVSGGGTVVFSSHVLEVVERLCSHVAIMSDGVLRMHGPLAEVRGTRSLQDVFVQVVGGRVATGSELAWL from the coding sequence ATGAGCATTCCGGCACAGCGCCCGCCCAGCGAGGGCGCCACCGCGGCGATGTCGTTGCGCGGGCTGGTCAAGCGGTTCGACACCCGCCTCGCCGTCTGCGACGTGAGCCTGGAGGTCCCAGCCGGCTCGTTCTACGGTCTGCTCGGCCCCAACGGGGCCGGCAAGACCACGACTCTCTCGATGGCGGTGGGCCTGCTGCGGCCCGACGCGGGTCAGGCGATGCTGTTGGGGTACGACGTCTGGCACTCACCCGCCGAGGCAAAGGCGCTGGTCGGCGTCCTGCCCGACGGTGTCCGCATGTTCGACCGGCTGAGCGGCCCGGAGCTGCTCGCCTATCACGGCCTGCTCCGCGCGATGCCGGCCGACATCGTCGATCAGCGGTCCCGCGACCTGCTCGACGTGCTCGAGTTGGGCGTCGACAACCGCACCCTGGTGGTCGACTACTCGGCCGGCATGAAGAAGAAGATCGGCCTGGCCTGCGCGCTGCTGCACGCGCCTCGCCTGCTCGTGCTGGACGAGCCGTTCGAGGCGGTCGACCCGGTTTCAGCCGCTTTGATCCGTGACATCCTCCAGCGGTACGTCTCCGGCGGCGGAACCGTAGTCTTTTCCAGCCACGTGTTGGAGGTCGTCGAGCGCCTCTGCTCCCACGTGGCGATCATGTCGGACGGCGTGTTGCGAATGCACGGCCCGCTGGCCGAGGTTCGCGGTACCCGCTCCTTGCAGGACGTCTTCGTGCAGGTCGTCGGCGGCCGCGTGGCCACCGGTTCGGAGCTGGCGTGGCTGTGA
- a CDS encoding sodium/solute symporter, whose protein sequence is MNPYLAPGLVVVVLLTVAIGAYGLRFARTTSDFLVASRSVSPSWNAAAISGEYLSAASFLGVAGLILCYGVDMLWYPVGFAAGYLALLLFVAAPLRRSGAFTLPDFCQVRLRSVALRRLATAFVLFIGCLYLLPQLQGAGLTFSTVTGGSYAWGALLVGVVVTANVAFGGMRAITFVQAFQYWLKLTALAVPMIFLILQWQADGRPAATPPAGAVFPAATTVVVERDAILDDGRAVGAGETLHFAAGDPVPQLSTVEARFGPDWLLPGGELGLFATYSLILATFLGTMGLPHVLVRFYTNPDGASARRTTLVVLAMVGIFYLLPTLYGVLGRIYTPQLLMTGQTDAVVLLLPEAALGGGHLGRLLGALVTAGALAAFLSTSSGLLTSVAGVIFTDVLRAGRSGSIRDFRVATVLAAIVPTALALYVSDMDVSQVVGLAFAVAASSFCPLLVLGIWWRGLTDIGAIAGIVAGGGAAMAAVLITVLGPPLTGSAAELVEQPAAWTVPLAFLVMIGGSLLTSRRVPTDVGATMLRLHAPESLRT, encoded by the coding sequence GTGAACCCGTACCTCGCCCCCGGCCTGGTCGTGGTGGTGCTGCTGACCGTGGCCATCGGCGCGTACGGTCTGCGGTTTGCACGCACCACATCGGACTTCCTGGTCGCGTCCCGCTCGGTCAGCCCGTCCTGGAACGCGGCGGCGATCAGCGGCGAATACCTCTCCGCAGCGTCCTTCCTGGGTGTCGCCGGACTGATCCTCTGCTACGGCGTGGACATGCTCTGGTACCCGGTCGGGTTCGCCGCCGGATACCTCGCGCTGCTGCTCTTCGTCGCCGCGCCGCTGCGCCGCTCGGGCGCGTTCACCCTGCCCGACTTCTGCCAGGTCCGGCTCCGGTCGGTCGCCCTGCGCCGGCTGGCGACCGCGTTCGTGCTGTTCATCGGCTGCCTCTACCTGCTGCCGCAGTTGCAGGGCGCCGGCCTGACGTTCAGCACGGTGACCGGCGGCTCGTACGCCTGGGGTGCCCTGCTCGTCGGCGTGGTCGTCACCGCGAACGTGGCGTTCGGCGGGATGCGGGCGATCACCTTCGTGCAGGCCTTCCAGTACTGGCTCAAATTGACCGCGCTCGCCGTACCGATGATCTTCTTGATCCTGCAGTGGCAGGCCGACGGCCGCCCGGCCGCCACCCCACCGGCCGGCGCTGTCTTTCCGGCAGCGACCACGGTCGTGGTCGAGCGGGACGCGATCCTCGACGACGGTCGCGCTGTCGGGGCCGGCGAGACGCTGCACTTCGCGGCGGGCGACCCGGTGCCGCAGCTGAGCACGGTCGAGGCCCGCTTCGGCCCGGACTGGCTGCTGCCCGGCGGGGAACTCGGTCTCTTCGCGACGTACTCGCTGATCCTCGCCACCTTCCTCGGCACCATGGGCTTACCGCACGTATTAGTCCGTTTCTATACCAATCCGGACGGCGCTTCGGCCCGCCGCACCACCCTCGTGGTCCTCGCCATGGTCGGCATCTTCTACCTGCTGCCGACCCTCTACGGGGTGCTCGGCCGGATCTACACGCCGCAACTGCTGATGACCGGCCAGACCGACGCGGTGGTGCTGCTGCTCCCCGAGGCCGCGCTGGGCGGCGGCCATCTGGGCCGGCTGCTCGGCGCCCTGGTCACCGCGGGCGCGCTCGCCGCGTTCCTCTCCACGTCATCCGGCCTGCTCACCAGCGTCGCCGGCGTGATCTTCACGGATGTCCTGCGGGCCGGCCGCAGCGGCTCGATCCGCGACTTCCGGGTGGCCACCGTGCTCGCCGCCATCGTGCCGACCGCGCTCGCCCTGTACGTGTCCGACATGGACGTCTCCCAGGTAGTCGGCCTCGCCTTCGCCGTCGCCGCGTCAAGCTTCTGCCCACTGCTGGTGCTCGGCATCTGGTGGCGCGGCCTGACCGACATAGGCGCCATAGCCGGAATAGTCGCCGGCGGCGGCGCCGCCATGGCCGCAGTGCTGATCACCGTGCTCGGCCCACCCTTGACCGGCAGCGCAGCCGAACTCGTCGAACAACCAGCCGCCTGGACCGTCCCCCTCGCCTTCCTGGTCATGATCGGCGGCTCCCTACTGACCAGCCGCCGCGTGCCCACCGACGTAGGCGCCACCATGCTGCGCCTCCACGCCCCAGAATCCCTGAGAACCTGA
- a CDS encoding ABC transporter permease, translating into MAVSPAVTTIWPFVRLKLRITRNGLRGRPARIVMFVLGAVAACMLAVLGYAAFATPGLLDSARSAGILFAFGGGLLVFGWLFLPLLFFGVDDSLDPAQFALLPLTRRTLLAGLSVAALIGLPALATLAATAGMVDTAARLGGPGAALAQVLGVLCGLVLCVTVSRAVTSAFATALRSRRARDLATILLAVVAASLGPAQLLLLGLLNRADWESVETIAAVVGWTPFGAPYTVGLDVAAGRAWAVPLKLLIVSAAVSGLLWWWSRTLERAMAGAATAGSRRGLTATRLDGRGPVAQLLFRWSPRSRFGALMARETRYWWRETRRRAALITLAVAGLFLPLSSAFGSDGGGARNLAVLVSAIAPIGLANQFGYEGSAYATNLATGISGRLEVHSRAAAHALFTVPMLLLVALVTGLLAGGRPESIPAQFGTLIATYGVGLALVLPVSVRAAYALPDPTTPFALSSGGGLGKALPALGAMFGALIGALPVILAGHLLGPVWLWVGLPIGLAYGAAAYAFGAHLAGGLLDRRMPEVLAAVTAR; encoded by the coding sequence GTGGCTGTGAGCCCGGCTGTCACCACGATCTGGCCGTTCGTCCGTCTCAAGCTCCGGATCACCCGCAACGGACTGCGGGGCCGTCCCGCCCGGATCGTCATGTTCGTGCTCGGCGCCGTCGCCGCCTGCATGCTCGCCGTCCTCGGTTATGCGGCCTTCGCCACTCCCGGCCTGCTCGACAGCGCCCGTTCGGCGGGCATCCTGTTCGCGTTCGGCGGCGGGCTGCTGGTGTTCGGTTGGCTGTTCCTGCCGCTGCTCTTCTTCGGTGTGGACGATTCGCTCGATCCAGCACAGTTCGCACTGCTGCCGCTGACTCGGCGCACCCTTCTGGCCGGTTTGTCGGTGGCCGCGCTGATCGGGCTTCCGGCACTCGCCACCCTGGCGGCCACCGCCGGCATGGTGGACACCGCGGCCCGGCTCGGCGGTCCCGGCGCGGCCCTGGCCCAGGTCCTCGGCGTCCTCTGCGGACTTGTTCTGTGCGTCACCGTCAGCCGCGCGGTGACCAGCGCGTTCGCCACCGCATTGCGGTCCCGCCGGGCCCGCGACCTGGCCACCATCCTGCTCGCGGTGGTGGCGGCCTCGCTCGGTCCGGCCCAGTTGCTGCTGCTCGGCCTGCTGAACCGAGCCGACTGGGAGAGCGTGGAGACGATCGCCGCGGTCGTCGGATGGACCCCGTTCGGCGCGCCGTACACGGTCGGTCTGGATGTCGCGGCCGGCCGCGCGTGGGCCGTACCCCTCAAGCTCTTGATCGTGTCGGCCGCCGTGAGCGGCCTGTTGTGGTGGTGGAGCCGCACGCTGGAACGTGCGATGGCGGGCGCGGCGACCGCCGGCAGCCGGCGTGGCCTCACCGCGACCCGGCTGGACGGTCGCGGTCCGGTCGCTCAGCTGCTGTTCCGCTGGTCGCCGCGAAGTCGCTTCGGTGCCCTGATGGCGCGCGAGACGCGCTATTGGTGGCGGGAGACGCGGCGGCGCGCCGCCTTGATCACCCTGGCGGTGGCCGGGCTCTTCCTGCCGCTCTCGTCCGCCTTCGGCTCGGACGGCGGCGGTGCGCGCAACCTGGCCGTGCTGGTCAGCGCCATCGCGCCGATCGGTCTGGCAAACCAGTTCGGGTACGAGGGAAGCGCGTACGCCACCAACCTGGCCACCGGGATCTCGGGGCGACTGGAGGTGCACTCCCGTGCTGCGGCACATGCCCTGTTCACGGTGCCGATGCTGCTGCTGGTCGCGCTGGTGACCGGTCTGCTGGCGGGTGGCCGGCCGGAGTCGATCCCGGCCCAGTTCGGCACCCTGATCGCCACCTACGGAGTCGGGCTGGCCCTGGTGCTGCCGGTCTCGGTCCGCGCCGCGTACGCCCTGCCCGACCCGACCACCCCGTTCGCGCTCTCCTCGGGTGGTGGTCTCGGCAAGGCGCTGCCCGCCCTGGGCGCGATGTTCGGCGCTCTGATCGGCGCGCTGCCGGTGATCCTTGCCGGCCATCTCCTCGGCCCGGTCTGGCTCTGGGTCGGTCTGCCGATCGGTCTGGCCTACGGCGCGGCGGCGTACGCGTTCGGCGCCCATCTGGCCGGCGGCCTGCTGGACCGCCGGATGCCCGAGGTGCTGGCCGCGGTCACTGCCCGCTAA
- a CDS encoding flavin reductase family protein encodes MNPNEAGGRIHSTDPFAVPDSAKSPVRRLRGRFAAPVTIWTTPGPAGLTVSSTVVADGDPGRILGLIDEESDFWDAVLSSGVFAVVPLTPADRQLADRFAGLMPAPGGLFATGEWRQTAYGPVPAEASTWVGCRLDSNRPCGWAVLVEGLIESTEIGTSASPLVHYRGRYTELA; translated from the coding sequence GTGAATCCCAACGAGGCGGGTGGGCGCATCCACTCCACCGACCCGTTCGCCGTACCGGACTCGGCGAAGTCCCCGGTGCGCAGGCTGCGCGGCCGGTTCGCCGCGCCGGTCACGATCTGGACCACGCCCGGCCCCGCCGGGCTGACCGTCTCCTCCACCGTGGTTGCGGACGGGGATCCCGGCCGGATCCTCGGCCTGATCGACGAGGAGAGCGACTTCTGGGACGCCGTCCTGTCCTCCGGCGTCTTCGCGGTGGTGCCGCTCACCCCGGCCGACCGGCAGCTCGCCGACCGGTTCGCCGGGCTGATGCCGGCGCCCGGCGGGCTCTTCGCCACCGGCGAGTGGCGACAGACGGCGTACGGGCCGGTGCCGGCAGAGGCCTCCACCTGGGTCGGCTGCCGGCTCGACAGCAACCGGCCCTGCGGCTGGGCGGTGCTGGTCGAGGGCCTGATCGAATCGACCGAGATCGGCACGTCGGCGTCGCCGCTGGTGCACTACCGGGGGCGGTACACCGAGCTCGCGTGA
- a CDS encoding response regulator, with protein sequence METTERRVLVVEDERAIADAVAARLRAEGFLVQVVGDGPSAVETARNTHPDVIVLDVMLPGFDGLEVCRRIQAERPVPILMLTARGDETDLLVGLAVGADDYMAKPFSMRELAARVHALLRRADKAATVTTAPRPDTTTIRLGDLEINQAERRVLRGGVEAHLTPTEFDLLVHLAGRPRTVLPRERLLAEVWGWADASGTRTVDSHIKGLRRKLGADLIRTVHGVGYALEVDR encoded by the coding sequence GTGGAGACGACCGAGCGGCGAGTCCTCGTCGTCGAGGACGAGCGGGCCATCGCCGACGCCGTGGCCGCCCGGCTGCGCGCCGAGGGTTTCCTGGTGCAGGTGGTCGGCGACGGTCCGAGCGCCGTCGAGACCGCCCGCAACACCCACCCCGACGTGATCGTCCTGGACGTGATGCTGCCCGGCTTCGACGGTCTGGAGGTCTGTCGCCGGATCCAGGCGGAGCGACCCGTACCGATCCTCATGCTCACCGCCCGCGGCGACGAGACGGACCTGCTGGTCGGGCTCGCGGTCGGCGCCGACGACTACATGGCGAAGCCGTTCTCCATGCGTGAGCTGGCCGCCCGGGTGCACGCGCTGCTGCGCCGGGCCGACAAGGCGGCCACGGTGACCACCGCCCCGCGGCCGGACACCACCACGATCCGGCTCGGCGATCTGGAGATCAATCAGGCGGAGCGGCGCGTGCTGCGCGGCGGGGTCGAGGCGCACCTGACCCCGACCGAGTTCGACCTGCTCGTGCACCTGGCCGGGCGGCCCCGGACGGTGCTGCCCCGGGAGCGTCTCCTGGCCGAGGTCTGGGGCTGGGCCGACGCCTCCGGCACGCGTACGGTCGACAGTCACATCAAGGGTCTACGGCGCAAGCTCGGTGCGGACCTGATCCGGACCGTCCACGGCGTCGGGTACGCCCTGGAGGTCGACCGATGA
- a CDS encoding DUF485 domain-containing protein translates to MPASAERYLEVQNSEEFSRLRHKLRSFIFPTTVAFIVWYSLYVLLSAYARDFMSIKLIGNINVALVFGLLQFVSTFLIAWYYSRYAAQKLDPLADDIYNELENGEKAVGTTTTTEGNAQ, encoded by the coding sequence GTGCCGGCATCCGCCGAGAGATATCTCGAGGTACAGAATTCCGAGGAGTTCAGCAGGCTGCGCCACAAGCTGCGCAGCTTCATCTTCCCGACGACGGTCGCATTCATCGTCTGGTACTCCCTCTACGTGCTCCTCTCCGCGTACGCGCGGGACTTCATGAGCATCAAGCTGATCGGCAACATCAACGTCGCGCTGGTCTTCGGGCTGCTCCAGTTCGTCTCGACGTTCCTGATCGCCTGGTACTACTCCCGGTACGCCGCGCAGAAGCTCGACCCGCTCGCTGACGACATCTACAACGAGCTGGAGAACGGCGAGAAGGCCGTGGGCACCACCACCACGACCGAGGGGAACGCCCAGTGA
- a CDS encoding solute symporter family protein — MTGAALAAEANASGSRTLTITLFLVFVAITLGITVWASRQTKTATDFYAGGRQFSGFQNGMAIGGDYMSAASFLGIAGLIALYGYDGFLYSIGFLVAWLVALLLVAEFLRNSGRYTMADVLAFRMRQRPVRTAASVSTIVVSIFYLIAQMVGAGALVSLLLGISPGTTFLGMDAETAKVATIILVGALMIIYVTVGGMKGTTYVQIVKAFMLMGGALIMVIMVLAHYKFNLSALLGDAADQSGKGSAFLEPGLRYGVETAGDAAKTFYSKMDLLSLGLALVLGTAGLPHILTRFYTVPTSRIARKSVLWAIGIIGTFYLFTLALGFGAAALVGGENITAQDKAGNTAAPQLAQQLGIDYLGGETGGSIMLAVIAAVAFATILAVVAGLTLASSSSLAHDFYASVIKRGTASERDEVRVARISALLIGAVAIALSIFAQSLNVAFLVALAFAVAASANLPAILYSLFWRRFNTAGALWSIYGGLGAAVILVFFSPVVSGSPTAMFPDQDWHWFPLSNPGIISIPLGFFFGWLGTVISKETDPEKYAELEVRSLTGHGAH; from the coding sequence GTGACCGGGGCAGCACTCGCCGCGGAGGCGAACGCCAGTGGTTCTCGCACCCTGACCATCACGCTGTTCCTGGTCTTCGTCGCTATCACGCTGGGCATCACTGTCTGGGCCAGCCGGCAGACCAAGACCGCCACCGACTTCTACGCCGGTGGCCGGCAGTTCTCCGGTTTCCAGAACGGCATGGCCATCGGTGGCGACTACATGTCGGCGGCGTCCTTCCTCGGCATCGCCGGCCTGATCGCCCTGTACGGCTACGACGGCTTCCTCTACTCGATCGGCTTCCTGGTCGCGTGGCTGGTGGCGCTCCTGCTGGTCGCCGAGTTCCTGCGCAACTCCGGTCGATACACGATGGCCGACGTGCTCGCGTTCCGGATGCGCCAGCGCCCGGTACGCACCGCCGCCTCGGTCTCCACCATCGTCGTGTCGATCTTCTACCTGATCGCGCAGATGGTCGGCGCGGGCGCTCTGGTGTCGCTGCTGCTCGGCATCTCGCCGGGCACGACCTTCCTGGGCATGGACGCGGAGACCGCCAAGGTAGCCACGATCATCCTGGTCGGCGCCCTGATGATCATTTACGTCACGGTCGGCGGCATGAAGGGCACCACGTACGTCCAGATCGTCAAGGCGTTCATGCTGATGGGCGGCGCCCTGATCATGGTCATCATGGTGCTGGCGCACTACAAGTTCAACCTGTCCGCGCTGCTCGGCGACGCCGCTGACCAATCCGGCAAGGGCTCGGCCTTCCTCGAACCCGGTCTGCGCTACGGCGTCGAGACCGCGGGCGACGCGGCCAAGACGTTCTACAGCAAGATGGACCTGCTCTCGCTGGGCCTCGCGCTGGTGCTCGGCACGGCCGGTCTGCCGCACATCCTGACCCGGTTCTACACCGTTCCGACCAGCCGGATCGCGCGCAAGAGCGTGCTCTGGGCGATCGGCATCATCGGTACGTTCTACCTGTTCACCCTGGCCCTCGGCTTCGGCGCGGCGGCTCTGGTGGGCGGCGAGAACATCACCGCGCAGGACAAGGCCGGCAACACCGCCGCGCCGCAGCTCGCCCAGCAGCTCGGCATCGACTACCTGGGCGGCGAGACCGGTGGCTCGATCATGCTGGCGGTGATCGCGGCGGTCGCCTTCGCCACGATCCTCGCCGTGGTCGCCGGCCTCACGCTCGCCTCGTCGTCGAGCCTCGCGCACGACTTCTACGCCAGCGTGATCAAGCGGGGCACCGCCTCCGAGCGGGACGAGGTACGGGTCGCCCGCATCTCCGCCCTGCTCATCGGCGCGGTCGCGATCGCTCTGTCGATTTTCGCGCAGAGCCTGAACGTGGCGTTCCTGGTGGCGCTGGCGTTCGCGGTGGCGGCGTCGGCGAACCTGCCGGCGATCCTCTACAGCCTGTTCTGGCGCCGGTTCAACACCGCGGGCGCGCTCTGGTCCATCTACGGCGGTCTGGGCGCCGCGGTCATCCTGGTGTTCTTCTCACCGGTGGTGTCCGGCTCGCCGACGGCGATGTTCCCGGACCAGGACTGGCACTGGTTCCCGCTGTCCAACCCGGGCATCATCTCGATCCCGCTGGGCTTCTTCTTCGGATGGCTCGGCACCGTGATCTCCAAGGAGACCGACCCGGAGAAGTACGCGGAGCTGGAAGTCCGGTCCCTCACCGGACACGGGGCGCACTGA
- a CDS encoding HAMP domain-containing sensor histidine kinase, translating to MMLRIHNFAARLFGWLPRPLDPVRSIKAKLSLALGFAGGVGLLVFLWSIDFYRVDLLWIAIAAALGLVTLQVMAHGATVPLREMTVAARAMARGDYTRRVRTRSQDEVGELAAAFNQMAADLAAADRQRRELIANVSHELRTPITALQGMLENIVDGVAAAEPETMRTALAQTERLSRLVTDLLDLSRLDAGVVPLRRNLIDVPSFLDEVAREAAVNADGTGLDVKFEVSAPGIVLSGDRERLHQVFANLLDNAARHSPPSGVVTVRAERRDEHCLFSVIDQGAGIPAADRERVFERFTRGERATGGGTGLGLAIARWVVQLHRGTIAVVEPEDHQGCQIQVRLPLQAV from the coding sequence ATGATGCTTCGGATCCACAACTTCGCCGCCCGCCTGTTCGGCTGGCTGCCACGTCCGCTCGACCCGGTCCGCTCGATCAAGGCGAAGCTCTCCCTGGCTCTCGGTTTCGCCGGCGGGGTGGGCCTGCTGGTCTTCCTGTGGAGCATCGACTTCTACCGGGTCGACCTGCTGTGGATCGCCATCGCCGCGGCACTCGGGCTGGTCACACTCCAGGTGATGGCGCACGGCGCGACCGTGCCGCTGCGGGAGATGACCGTCGCGGCCCGGGCGATGGCCCGCGGCGACTACACCCGCCGGGTCCGGACCCGGTCGCAGGACGAGGTCGGTGAGCTGGCCGCGGCCTTCAACCAGATGGCGGCGGATCTGGCGGCCGCGGACCGGCAGCGGCGCGAGCTGATCGCGAACGTCTCGCACGAGTTGCGTACGCCCATCACCGCACTTCAGGGCATGTTGGAGAACATCGTCGACGGGGTCGCCGCGGCCGAACCGGAGACCATGCGCACCGCCCTCGCCCAGACCGAGCGCCTCAGTCGCCTGGTCACCGATCTGCTCGATCTGTCCAGACTGGATGCCGGCGTCGTGCCGTTGCGCCGGAATCTGATCGACGTCCCGTCCTTCCTCGACGAGGTGGCCCGGGAGGCCGCGGTGAACGCCGACGGCACCGGGCTCGACGTGAAGTTCGAGGTGTCCGCGCCCGGAATCGTGCTCTCCGGTGACCGGGAGCGGCTGCACCAGGTCTTCGCCAACCTGCTCGACAACGCGGCCCGGCACAGCCCACCGAGCGGTGTCGTCACGGTCCGGGCCGAGCGCCGGGACGAGCACTGCCTGTTCTCGGTGATCGATCAGGGTGCCGGGATCCCGGCCGCCGACCGGGAGCGGGTCTTCGAACGGTTCACCCGGGGCGAGCGGGCCACCGGCGGCGGCACCGGGCTGGGCCTGGCGATCGCCCGCTGGGTGGTGCAGCTGCACCGGGGCACGATCGCGGTGGTCGAGCCGGAGGACCACCAGGGCTGCCAGATCCAGGTTCGTCTCCCCCTGCAAGCCGTCTGA